Below is a genomic region from Ketogulonicigenium vulgare WSH-001.
CCCACACCCCGGTCTCGATCGGGGCGGTCTCATAGAGCAGGTCGGTCGGGATCGTCTCGAGCAGGCCGCGCTGTGCGTCGTGGATCATGTAGGTATAGATCCCACATTGCGCGGTCGATGGTGTCAGGCGCACCCCCGCCATGACGCGGCCCGTGTCATCATGCACAGCCACCCAGCGCGAGGCGGGCGTGTCATATTGGTCAAATTCCATTCCCATCGCTTCGGGAAGGTCCCATTGGCGGCGGATAATGAACGATTCGCGTCTTGCGCGCAAAATATTAACGAAAAGCTCGCCATGGTTGTGAAGATTGGCGAAGGAAAGCGTTGTGCTTTGCATGGTTTCTCTCTGGTGAGGTGGTTGAGGGGCAAGGCCCGGCTCACACCGTCACAAGAGAGGATTCACAGCAGTCGGTAGTCTCTGGCCCGCTGAATGGCTTCGGCCGTTGTGCGGGCCAATAATGCGGTCCGTGCGGCTGTCAGCCGCGCTTTCAAGGCGCTTTCAGAAATATTCAGGCGTGCCGCAGCGGCTGCATGACGATCTCCCTCAGCGATGCATCGCAAGGCCTCGATCTGCGCTTCGGTCAATGACCGGGGGGGCTCGGTAAAGTCGTGAAGCCGGCTGATAAGACCGGAAAATTGGGCGATCTCGTCATCGGAAAACTCGCGGTCACCGCGGGTCGCCGATGCAATCGTGCGTGATTTCATAGGCCCGACCGAAACAGACAGGCCATAGATCATGCCGAATTCCCGCGCCTGCCCCATAATATTGAACGGGTCGGGAAGGTCGATTTCGCTCCAACGCGCGGTGCCGATCGTGCTGAACCCCCAAGCAATAATCGGATCGCGTAGTGCAAAGGCCTCCTCTGTGTAACGTTCTGTCCAGCCCCGCGGGAAAGATTGATAATGCAGCATTGGCATTCCGAACCGGATGTGGAGTGCGTAGAAGATCCCACCCGGCGAAAGTGCTTCAAGTTGGGCTATGTGCTTATCAATACCTATACGCAGGGACATATCTTTTTAGACAGGTTACACAGGGCGCAGTCAACACACCGTCGTCGCTGGTGGATGGCCCTGTTGATGAATGTCGGGCCGCATGGCCCCAACGTCAATGGGTGTGAATAAATTCCAGTCAAACGTGTGAATAATCACGCGACATAATGTTTAAAATAAGGCCCAAAATAAAGCCAAAACAGAAATTGGCAAAAGAAAACCCCGCCGCGCGATCGCGGGCGGGGCCTTGATTTGCCACAAGGGCGAAGCTTTTATGCTTCGACGATGTCTTCGGCTTCCAGACGGGCGCGGTCTGCTGCGCCTTTGGCTGCGACGTCGCGGTCGACAAACTCGATGATCGCCATCGGAGCCATGTCGCCATAACGGAAACCAGCCTTCAGCACCCGGACGTAACCACCGTTACGGTCCTTGTAGCGCGGGCCCAGGATTTCGAACAGCTTGGCGACGTGGATGTCTTGCTTCAGACGGGCGTCGGCCTGACGGCGGGCGTGCAGGTCGCCGCGCTTGCCAAGGGTCACCAGCTTGTCAATGACGCGCTTCAATTCTTTGGCTTTGGGCAGAGTCGTTTTGATCTGCTCGTGCTCGATCAACGAGCCGGCCATGTTTGCGAACATCGCTTTGCGGTGTTCGTGGGTGCGGTTCAGCTTACGATAGCCACTACCATGGTTCATGA
It encodes:
- a CDS encoding acyl-homoserine-lactone synthase, encoding MQSTTLSFANLHNHGELFVNILRARRESFIIRRQWDLPEAMGMEFDQYDTPASRWVAVHDDTGRVMAGVRLTPSTAQCGIYTYMIHDAQRGLLETIPTDLLYETAPIETGVWEVSRGFVSNDLPAGLRARARVQLVQQMMTAARSEGISKMVALLPSNWNRWAARCGLKMSAAGRNMNMGGIDYQAVWIDFADNLH
- a CDS encoding autoinducer binding domain-containing protein; amino-acid sequence: MSLRIGIDKHIAQLEALSPGGIFYALHIRFGMPMLHYQSFPRGWTERYTEEAFALRDPIIAWGFSTIGTARWSEIDLPDPFNIMGQAREFGMIYGLSVSVGPMKSRTIASATRGDREFSDDEIAQFSGLISRLHDFTEPPRSLTEAQIEALRCIAEGDRHAAAAARLNISESALKARLTAARTALLARTTAEAIQRARDYRLL
- the rplQ gene encoding 50S ribosomal protein L17 — translated: MNHGSGYRKLNRTHEHRKAMFANMAGSLIEHEQIKTTLPKAKELKRVIDKLVTLGKRGDLHARRQADARLKQDIHVAKLFEILGPRYKDRNGGYVRVLKAGFRYGDMAPMAIIEFVDRDVAAKGAADRARLEAEDIVEA